One Streptomyces sp. NBC_01217 genomic region harbors:
- a CDS encoding SAV2148 family HEPN domain-containing protein: MSSGGFELPPGDAGHEGDSTDAPPGAVSLAQPMEIGAELDWGAEAWGEVRTRAQRAGRAYIWLNLVEQRLRAVVAAVLRPIYEPVHGEDWVVAAAGPAGQEWVQRAVAVREVSRRKGYLLDPADDNVLSFLTLPQLRELMVQHWPCFEPYFDDRREVELALDELEVARNVVSRNRALNEAVLAQAERASARLLEILGSGAAVPSADRLPVDAVEELVGDRYADVVSVHPDRVRLQRQLPAEDLFGGSRRLDAIGIGLNLLVQNFSGRRLIRLAESGCRVRLLFINPASSAVKRRERELGLKKGELSRSVEMNILHMRRVRSKLRDPGAFEIHVFDETPRFTAYLVDGDGTDAVGVVQPYLRSARGMEAPVLVLRGGGRAVVRAGQDSEHGLFETYREEFESVWTDSRPVS; this comes from the coding sequence GTGAGCTCGGGAGGGTTCGAGCTGCCCCCAGGTGACGCAGGTCACGAGGGGGACTCAACCGATGCCCCGCCCGGGGCGGTCTCGCTTGCGCAACCCATGGAGATCGGCGCGGAACTGGACTGGGGAGCGGAAGCCTGGGGCGAGGTGCGCACGCGCGCCCAGCGGGCGGGGCGCGCCTACATCTGGCTGAATCTCGTGGAGCAGCGGCTGCGCGCCGTGGTCGCCGCGGTGCTCCGGCCCATCTACGAGCCGGTCCACGGCGAGGACTGGGTGGTGGCCGCCGCCGGACCCGCCGGGCAGGAGTGGGTGCAGCGCGCCGTCGCCGTGCGCGAGGTCTCGCGCCGCAAGGGCTATCTGCTGGACCCGGCCGACGACAACGTTCTCAGCTTCCTCACGCTGCCGCAGCTGCGTGAGCTGATGGTCCAGCACTGGCCGTGCTTCGAGCCCTACTTCGACGACCGGCGCGAGGTGGAGCTGGCCCTCGACGAGCTGGAGGTCGCCCGCAACGTGGTCTCCCGCAACCGCGCCCTGAACGAGGCGGTGCTCGCCCAGGCGGAGCGAGCCTCGGCCCGGCTGCTGGAGATCCTGGGCAGCGGCGCCGCGGTCCCGTCGGCCGACCGGCTCCCGGTGGATGCCGTCGAGGAACTGGTCGGCGACCGGTACGCGGACGTGGTCTCCGTCCACCCCGACCGGGTGCGGCTCCAGCGCCAGCTGCCCGCCGAGGATCTCTTCGGCGGTTCGCGCCGCCTCGACGCGATCGGCATAGGACTCAATCTGCTGGTGCAGAACTTCTCCGGCCGCCGCCTGATCCGCCTCGCGGAGTCGGGCTGCCGGGTCCGGCTGCTCTTCATCAATCCGGCGAGCAGCGCTGTCAAGCGCCGGGAGCGGGAGCTGGGTCTAAAGAAGGGCGAGCTGAGCCGGTCGGTGGAGATGAACATCCTCCACATGCGCCGGGTCCGCTCCAAGCTCCGCGACCCGGGCGCCTTCGAGATCCATGTCTTCGACGAGACGCCACGCTTCACGGCCTATCTGGTGGACGGCGACGGGACGGACGCGGTCGGGGTCGTCCAGCCGTATCTGCGGAGCGCACGGGGCATGGAGGCACCCGTGCTGGTGCTGCGGGGCGGCGGGCGTGCGGTGGTCCGGGCGGGTCAGGACAGCGAGCACGGGCTGTTCGAGACGTACCGCGAGGAATTCGAGTCGGTGTGGACGGACTCCCGGCCCGTCTCCTGA
- a CDS encoding 3'-5' exonuclease, with protein sequence MSWHREALVGFDLETTGTEPLEARIVTAAVVGVGGRDGEPVRQRIWLADPGIRIPAQASAIHGISSERAAAEGRPAGEVVDEIAETLTGYWRQGVPVVAYNAAFDLTLLTAELRRHGLPSLSDRLDGGGIGPVIDPYTIDRAVDRYRKGKRTLEAVCVEYGVVHGGAHDAAADALAAVRVAYAIAERHGAVAGLTAAELHERQVEWYAQWAADFQQFLRRKGTADAVIDGHWPLREPARVTGSESRSVRRAKTKPSGD encoded by the coding sequence ATGAGCTGGCACCGAGAGGCGCTGGTCGGCTTCGACCTGGAGACGACGGGTACGGAACCGCTGGAGGCCCGGATCGTGACGGCCGCGGTCGTCGGCGTAGGGGGCAGGGACGGGGAGCCGGTGCGGCAGCGCATCTGGCTGGCGGATCCGGGCATCCGGATCCCCGCACAGGCCTCGGCGATCCACGGCATCAGCAGCGAGCGGGCGGCGGCGGAGGGCCGCCCGGCGGGCGAGGTGGTCGACGAGATCGCCGAGACCCTCACCGGCTACTGGCGCCAGGGCGTCCCGGTCGTCGCGTACAACGCGGCCTTCGACCTGACGCTGCTGACGGCGGAGTTGCGGCGGCACGGGCTGCCGTCGCTGAGCGACCGGCTCGACGGGGGCGGGATCGGGCCGGTCATCGACCCGTACACCATCGACCGGGCCGTCGACCGCTACCGCAAGGGCAAGCGCACGCTCGAAGCGGTCTGCGTCGAGTACGGCGTGGTGCACGGCGGAGCGCATGACGCGGCGGCGGATGCGCTGGCCGCGGTCCGGGTGGCGTACGCGATAGCCGAGCGGCACGGCGCGGTGGCCGGGCTGACCGCCGCCGAGCTGCACGAACGCCAGGTGGAGTGGTACGCACAATGGGCGGCCGACTTCCAGCAGTTCCTGCGCCGCAAGGGCACGGCGGATGCGGTGATCGACGGCCACTGGCCCCTGCGAGAACCGGCCCGGGTGACGGGCTCGGAATCCAGGTCCGTCCGGCGCGCGAAAACCAAGCCGTCCGGCGATTGA